A stretch of Anolis sagrei isolate rAnoSag1 chromosome X, rAnoSag1.mat, whole genome shotgun sequence DNA encodes these proteins:
- the LOC132781898 gene encoding ubiquitin carboxyl-terminal hydrolase 31 has translation MSGRLSGAMAAAAPAAPSKEKRSFSKRLLFRGRAGSGSGPSSSVPSPPAGPRSLGGFMSRVLKTLSTLSHLGPSAGGASSGLASSQHGLGRCFQPSPEPEPTPPPPPPPSPPPPPEAPLPPPPPPAPPPPSSSSSSASASTAVPGVSGLRNHGNTCFMNAVLQCLSNTELFAEYLALEHYRATQGGGTGTGTGGSEAEEAPLPEEERAPSSGGEVTEQLAHLVRALWTLEYTPQHSREFKSIVSKNAMQYRGSSQHDAQEFLLWLLDRVHEDLNNIVKNNGRPSLKPPVEEDILIEGTVFPINCTFVQELFQAQYRSSLTCPHCQKQSNTFDPFLCISLPIPLPHTRPLYVTVVYRGKCSHCMRIGVAVPLSGTVARLREAVSRETKIPTKQIVLTEMYYDGFHRSFSDLDDLDTVQESDCIFAFETPEIFRPEGILSQRGIHVNSNLNHLKFGLDPQRASLYSQGSPENSNTRAMAAAASDKLVVLVCNRACTGQQGKRFGQPFVLHVEKTIPWDLLQKEILEKMQYFLRPSACLQVCPFSLRVVSAVGITYLLPQEERPLCHLMVERALKSCGQGGTPHVKLVVEWDKETKDYLFVSTEEEYIPDAESVRQQRELHHQPQTCTLSQCFQLYTKEEQLAPDDAWRCPHCKQLQQGSITLSLWTLPDVLIIHLKRFRQEGERRMKLQNMVRFPLSGLDMTPHVVKRSQSSWSLPSHWSPWRRPYGLGRDPEDFVYDLYAVCNHHGTMQGGHYTAYCKNSIDGLWYCFDDSEVQQLAENEVCKQTAYILFYQRRTAIPSWSANSSVAGSTSSSLCEHWVSRLPGSKQPSIASAASSRRTSLASLSESVELMGERSEDDGGFSTRPFVRSVQRQSCSSRSSVTSPLAVSENGIRPSWSLSAKLQMRSHSPSRFPGDSPVHGSASTLERIGESVGHKVSTSCFGSLRSLSGSHLEPSSNSGGGHREHRTLGRAPLAVMEGVFRDEPPVRKASADYHSKAERNGPALDPFDNNNQIAFVDQSDSVESSPVKEGRSFPSAKPEDAPSKTAPSKHASEPEKSNRKGRATSSSQDSQKPRQSAGSSPPPSKGLRSRNRPESSRTSGRHGSSTSGQGRKESKAHDINTGPSSQQQRQKSFSSSSAARRNSGSSTRGHAPSAKGRTSDRSLSREGSKLSLASDKASATTGSRTSSPRIGQSRGGSSSSEGRTTDGRQVRSSSMASLRSPTTGPRSSLKRDSKSEEKGLSFFKSALRQKETRRSADLGKTTLLSKKAAAAGKNVPEEKAERRGAHPPLASDRPNASTAGSKEASPAKHALHLNHHRKSKSSPLEATSTSASPRKPPASTPASARPPAKAQ, from the exons ATGTCGGGGCGGCTGAGCGGAGCCATGGCGGCGGCGGCACCGGCGGCGCCTTCGAAGGAGAAGCGCTCCTTCAGCAAAAGGTTGCTGTTCCGAGGCCGGGCGGGCTCTGGAAGCGGCCCTTCCTCCTCCGTTCCGTCTCCTCCGGCGGGGCCTCGTTCCTTAGGCGGCTTCATGAGCCGCGTCCTCAAGACCCTCTCGACGCTCTCGCACCTCGGGCCTAGCGCGGGTGGAGCAAGCAGCGGCCTTGCCTCGTCGCAGCACGGCTTGGGGCGCTGTTTCCAGCCCAGCCCGGAGCCTGAGCCAACGCCTCCCCCGCCgccgcctccttctcctcctccgcctccagaGGCCCCACTACCGCCGccccctcctcctgctcctcccccgCCATCGTCGTCGTCCTCCTCGGCGTCGGCTTCTACGGCAGTCCCCGGCGTCTCGGGCCTCCGCAACCACGGCAACACTTGCTTCATGAACGCCGTCCTGCAGTGCCTCAGCAACACAGAGCTCTTCGCTGAGTACTTGGCCCTCGAGCACTACAGGGCCACGCAGGGAGGAGGGACGGGAACGGGAACAGGAGGCTCCGAAGCAGAGGAAGCGCCTCTCCCCGAGGAAGAGCGAGCCCCCAGCAGCGGGGGCGAGGTCACGGAGCAGCTGGCCCACCTGGTCCGGGCCCTCTGGACCCTGGAGTACACCCCGCAGCACAGCCGAGAGTTCAAG AGCATTGTTTCCAAGAATGCCATGCAGTACCGAGGAAGCTCTCAGCACGATGCGCAGGAGTTCCTGCTCTGGCTCTTGGACCGAGTCCATGAAGACCTCAACAATATTGTGAAGAACAATGGCAGGCCTTCTCTCAAG CCACCGGTGGAGGAAGACATCTTGATTGAGGGGACGGTGTTCCCCATCAACTGCACTTTTGTCCAGGAACTCTTTCAGGCCCAGTACAG GTCATCTCTGACATGTCCCCATTGCCAGAAACAGAGCAACACCTTTGACCCCTTCTTGTGCATCTCCCTGCCGATCCCACTGCCTCACACGcg GCCGCTGTACGTGACGGTGGTCTACCGAGGGAAGTGCTCCCACTGCATGCGCATCGGGGTGGCTGTGCCTTTGTCTGGGACGGTGGCAAGGCTGAGGGAAGCTGTGTCCCGAGAAACCAAAATCCCCACCAAACAG ATTGTGCTCACGGAGATGTACTATGACGGCTTCCACCGGTCCTTCTCCGACTTGGATGATCTTGATACGGTGCAAGAAAGTGACTGCATCTTCGCCTTCGAGACCCCCGAGATTTTCCGGCCGGAGGGCATCCTGAGCCAGAGAG GAATCCATGTGAACAGTAACCTGAACCACTTGAAATTTGGCCTCGACCCTCAGAGGGCCTCTCTCTATAGCCAGGGAAGCCCAGAGAACTCCAACACAAGGGCAATGGCTGCTGCGGCAAGTGACAAGCTTGTGGTCTTGGTGTGTAACAGAGCGTGCACCGGACAGCAGGGGAAGAG GTTTGGACAGCCCTTTGTGCTGCATGTCGAGAAGACAATCCCGTGGGACCTCCTCCAGAAGGAGATCTTGGAGAAGATGCAGTACTTCCTGCGCCCCTCCGCCTGCCTTCAG GTGTGTCCCTTCAGCCTGCGGGTGGTCAGTGCGGTGGGCATCACCTACCTGCTGCCTCAAGAAGAGCGGCCTCTCTGCCACTTGATGGTGGAACG AGCTCTGAAATCCTGTGGCCAAGGCGGGACCCCTCACGTGAAGCTGGTGGTCGAGTGGGACAAAGAGACAAAAGACTA CCTGTTTGTGAGCACGGAGGAGGAGTACATCCCAGATGCGGAGAGTGTGCGCCAGCAGAGGGAGCTCCATCACCAGCCACAGACCTGCACTTTGTCCCAGTGTTTCCAGCTCTACACCAAAGAGGAACAG CTGGCTCCAGATGACGCCTGGCGCTGCCCGCACTGCAAGCAGCTTCAGCAGGGAAGCATCACACTGAGCTTGTGGACCTTGCCGGATGTCCTCATCATCCACCTGAAGCGCTTCCGGCAG GAAGGCGAGAGGAGGATGAAGCTGCAGAACATGGTGCGCTTCCCACTGTCGGGCCTGGACATGACACCGCACGTGGTCAAGCGGAGCCAGAGCTCCTGGAGCCTGCCCTCCCACTGGTCCCCCTGGCGGCGGCCTTATGGCCTGGGCAGGGACCCTGAGGATTTTGTCTACGACCTCTATGCCGTCTGCAACCACCACGGCACCATGCAAGGCGGGCACTACACAG CATACTGCAAGAACTCCATTGATGGTCTCTGGTACTGCTTTGATGATAGCGAGGTTCAGCAGCTGGCGGAGAACGAGGTCTGCAAGCAGACGGCCTACATCCTCTTCTACCAGAGGCGCACTGCCATCCCCTCCTGGTCAGCCAACAGCTCCGTGGCAG GATCCACAAGCTCCTCCTTGTGTGAGCACTGGGTCAGCCGGCTCCCCGGAAGCAAGCAGCCCAGCATCGCCTCAGCCGCCTCCTCCCGACGCACCTCCCTGGCCTCCCTCTCGGAGTCTGTGGAGCTGATGGGGGAGAGGAGCGAAGACGACG GTGGCTTCTCGACTCGGCCCTTTGTGAGGAGCGTCCAGCGCCAGAGCTGCTCCTCCCGCTCCTCGGTGACCAGCCCGTTGGCCGTGAGCGAGAACGGCATCCGCCCCTCCTGGTCACTCTCGGCCAAGCTGCAGATGCGCTCCCACTCGCCCTCGCGCTTCCCAGGGGACTCTCCAGTCCATGGCTCGGCCTCCACTTTGGAGCGCATCGGGGAGTCTGTGGGCCATAAGGTCTCCACCTCCTGCTTTGGCAGCCTGAGGAGCCTCTCTGGGAGCCACCTGGAGCCCAGCAGCAACAGCGGAGGTGGCCACCGGGAGCACCGAACTCTTGGCCGCGCTCCCCTGGCAGTCATGGAGGGCGTCTTCCGGGACGAGCCTCCGGTGCGCAAAGCGAGTGCAGACTACCACAGCAAGGCCGAGAGGAACGGCCCTGCCCTGGACCCCTTCGACAACAACAATCAGATCGCCTTTGTTGACCAGAGCGATTCTGTTGAAAGCTCTCCAGTCAAGGAGGGGAGGAGCTTCCCTTCTGCAAAGCCAGAGGATGCCCCATCAAAAACCGCTCCCTCCAAACATGCCTCGGAACCAGAAAAGAGCAACAGGAAAGGGAGGGCAACCTCATCCAGCCAGGACTCCCAGAAGCCGCGCCAGTCAGCCGGCTCATCCCCTCCTCCCTCTAAAGGTTTGCGCTCCCGGAACAGGCCAGAATCCTCCAGGACAAGCGGGCGGCATGGCTCCTCCACCTCAGGGCAGGGCCGGAAGGAGTCCAAGGCCCATGATATAAATACTGGACCCTCTTCGCAGCAGCAAAGGCAGaagtctttctcttcctcctccgccgCAAGAAGAAATTCGGGTTCCTCAACGCGGGGCCATGCTCCCTCCGCCAAGGGCAGGACTTCTGATCGCAGCCTCAGCCGGGAGGGCTCCAAGCTCAGCCTGGCCTCTGACAAGGCCAGTGCCACCACTGGCTCCCGGACCAGCTCCCCACGGATTGGCCAGTCGcgtggcggcagcagcagcagcgagggcCGGACGACGGACGGGAGGCAGGTGCGCAGCTCCTCTATGGCCAGCCTCCGCTCACCCACTACCGGGCCACGCTCCAGCCTCAAGAGGGACAGCAAGTCAGAGGAAAAGGGCCTCTCCTTCTTCAAATCAGCCCTGCGCCAGAAGGAGACCCGCCGCTCAGCTGACCTGGGCAAAACCACCCTGCTCTCCAAGAAGGCGGCGGCAGCGGGAAAGAACGTCCCTgaggagaaggcggagaggagggGGGCCCACCCACCGCTGGCGTCAGATCGCCCCAATGCCAGCACCGCCGGGTCTAAGGAGGCTTCGCCCGCCAAACATGCGCTGCACCTGAACCACCACCGGAAATCCAAGTCTTCCCCGTTGGAGGCCACTTCCACGTCGGCCAGCCCCCGCAAGCCCCCTGCCAGCACCCCTGCCTCTGCACGGCCCCCCGCCAAGGCTCAGTGA